From one Streptomyces sp. N50 genomic stretch:
- a CDS encoding aminoglycoside phosphotransferase family protein, whose protein sequence is MTMAPAIDPALVRGLLAAQFPQWAQLPLKHLEPAGSDHVIHRLGDTMSVRLPRSDWADGEAVKEHTWLPHLAPQLPLAVPEPLALGTPGRGYAWHWSVTRWLDGTTATADGLADPHLAAAQLADFLRALQRIPAADVLAPGPHPELARPPLATRDRSTRAAIEAVDGVFDTAALTEVWDSALDAPAWDREPVWCHGDFHAGNLLTVDGRISAVIDFGGLSMGDPACDLVIAYTLLSATTRPLFRTALALDDATWTRGMGWALTTALNAYTRVAATEPHVARQSTRQLTEVLTEHAARRT, encoded by the coding sequence ATGACCATGGCCCCCGCCATCGACCCCGCCCTCGTCCGCGGCCTGCTCGCCGCGCAGTTCCCGCAGTGGGCCCAACTGCCCCTGAAACACCTCGAACCCGCCGGTTCGGACCACGTCATCCACCGCCTCGGCGACACCATGTCCGTACGGCTGCCCCGGAGCGACTGGGCGGACGGCGAGGCCGTCAAGGAACACACCTGGCTCCCCCATCTCGCACCCCAACTCCCCCTGGCCGTACCGGAACCGCTCGCCCTCGGCACACCCGGCCGCGGCTACGCGTGGCACTGGTCCGTCACCCGCTGGCTCGACGGGACCACGGCGACCGCGGACGGCCTCGCCGACCCACATCTCGCGGCCGCTCAACTCGCCGACTTCCTACGGGCGTTGCAGCGCATCCCGGCCGCCGACGTCCTGGCCCCCGGACCTCACCCCGAGCTGGCCCGTCCCCCACTGGCCACCCGCGACCGATCGACCCGGGCGGCGATCGAGGCCGTGGACGGCGTCTTCGACACGGCCGCCCTGACCGAGGTCTGGGACAGCGCGCTCGACGCCCCCGCCTGGGACCGCGAACCGGTCTGGTGCCACGGGGACTTCCACGCGGGCAACCTGCTCACCGTCGACGGCCGTATCTCCGCCGTCATCGACTTCGGCGGCCTGAGCATGGGCGATCCCGCCTGCGATCTGGTCATCGCGTACACCCTGCTGTCGGCCACGACCCGCCCGCTCTTCCGCACCGCGCTCGCCCTGGACGACGCCACCTGGACACGCGGCATGGGCTGGGCCCTGACCACCGCGCTGAACGCCTACACACGGGTCGCGGCCACCGAACCCCACGTCGCCCGGCAGAGCACCCGTCAGCTCACCGAGGTCCTCACCGAGCACGCGGCACGCCGCACCTGA
- a CDS encoding PRC-barrel domain-containing protein — translation MIRSADVREWRERDVVDAESHKIGVLEAVYVDTATDEPAMATVRVGLPTRHRLVFVPLDDAIVGPDYVKVGYPKALVKQAPSIGTDDVLPAEQEEGIFKHYGLPYQPGAGGERQLARR, via the coding sequence ATGATTCGGTCAGCCGATGTCCGGGAGTGGCGGGAGCGTGACGTCGTGGACGCGGAGTCGCACAAGATCGGGGTGCTGGAGGCGGTGTATGTGGACACCGCCACCGACGAGCCGGCCATGGCGACGGTCCGGGTCGGGCTGCCCACGCGGCATCGGCTGGTCTTCGTGCCGTTGGACGACGCGATCGTGGGGCCGGACTACGTGAAGGTCGGGTATCCCAAGGCCCTGGTGAAGCAGGCCCCCTCGATCGGGACGGACGACGTGCTGCCCGCCGAGCAGGAGGAAGGGATCTTCAAGCACTACGGCCTGCCGTACCAGCCGGGTGCCGGCGGCGAGCGCCAACTGGCCCGCCGCTGA
- a CDS encoding N(5)-(carboxyethyl)ornithine synthase produces MSLMSLGVLHSSRKENEFRLPLHPRHLERIAPDIRERIFLEQGYGERFGIADHALRPLVGGLRSRERLVAECDIMLLPKPMHEDLAELREGQVLWGWPHCVQDEKTTQIGIDRRLTLIAWEAMNHWTSTGAFSVHVFHKNNELAGYCSVLHALQLGGLTGSYGRRLRAVVISFGATARGAVTGLGAMGVSDVTVLTQRAAAAVASPMPSVVMGHFEEQEDDPTRLQAATGLGPVPLAQYLAGFDIVVNCVLQDTDAPLMFVNNEELALFQPGTFFIDVACDEGMGFAWARPSGFGNPMSTVGPGCHYYAVDHSPSHLWNSATWEISEALLPYLRTVMSGPGAWDDDVTVRKAIEIRDGVVQNPKILSFQHRSAAYPHSPEALRPEGNGVRRPDGRAVDGPVVV; encoded by the coding sequence ATGAGCCTGATGAGTCTCGGAGTACTGCACTCCTCCCGCAAGGAGAACGAGTTCCGTCTGCCCCTGCACCCGCGCCACCTGGAGCGGATCGCGCCGGACATCCGGGAGAGAATCTTCCTCGAACAGGGCTACGGCGAGCGGTTCGGCATCGCCGACCACGCGCTGCGGCCCCTCGTCGGCGGACTCCGATCCCGTGAGCGACTGGTCGCGGAGTGCGACATCATGCTGCTGCCCAAGCCCATGCACGAGGACCTCGCCGAGCTGCGCGAGGGCCAGGTGCTGTGGGGCTGGCCGCACTGCGTGCAGGACGAGAAGACGACGCAGATCGGTATCGACCGGCGGCTGACCCTCATCGCCTGGGAGGCCATGAACCACTGGACCTCCACGGGCGCCTTCAGCGTCCACGTGTTCCACAAGAACAACGAGCTGGCCGGTTACTGCTCGGTCCTGCACGCCCTCCAGCTCGGCGGGCTGACCGGAAGCTACGGCCGCCGGCTGCGCGCGGTGGTCATAAGCTTCGGCGCCACGGCACGCGGCGCGGTCACGGGCCTGGGCGCGATGGGCGTCTCCGACGTCACGGTGCTCACGCAGCGCGCGGCGGCGGCCGTGGCCTCGCCGATGCCGTCGGTCGTGATGGGGCACTTCGAGGAGCAGGAGGACGACCCGACGCGCCTCCAGGCGGCCACCGGGCTCGGGCCCGTGCCGCTCGCGCAGTATCTGGCGGGGTTCGACATCGTCGTCAACTGCGTTCTGCAGGACACCGACGCGCCGCTGATGTTCGTCAACAACGAGGAACTCGCGCTGTTCCAGCCGGGGACCTTCTTCATCGACGTGGCCTGCGACGAGGGCATGGGCTTCGCCTGGGCCCGGCCGAGCGGCTTCGGCAACCCGATGTCCACGGTCGGACCGGGCTGCCACTACTACGCCGTCGACCACAGCCCGTCCCACCTGTGGAACTCCGCGACCTGGGAGATCAGCGAGGCGCTCCTGCCGTATCTGCGTACGGTCATGAGCGGACCCGGGGCGTGGGACGACGACGTCACCGTGCGGAAGGCCATCGAGATCCGGGACGGTGTCGTCCAGAACCCGAAGATCCTCTCCTTCCAGCACCGGTCGGCCGCCTACCCGCACAGCCCCGAGGCACTACGGCCTGAAGGCAATGGGGTAAGGCGGCCTGACGGCAGGGCAGTTGACGGCCCAGTGGTGGTCTAG
- a CDS encoding MarR family winged helix-turn-helix transcriptional regulator encodes MVRTGGTEQYGVFPREDFLIAERPGYLLHKAGLVLVEDVEKALGAVGMRIRDFFVLAALAGGPELSQQDLSRLLNLDPTTVVTVIDEMERTAYVERRRNPADRRRYNLILTESGREALATADRVATKVESAFFGALSEDERGVLRKMLGTLMAGRWPASVCAD; translated from the coding sequence ATGGTGCGCACCGGTGGCACGGAGCAGTACGGGGTGTTCCCCCGGGAGGACTTCCTCATCGCCGAGCGTCCCGGCTATCTGCTCCACAAGGCGGGGCTGGTGCTGGTGGAGGACGTGGAGAAGGCGCTGGGCGCGGTCGGTATGCGCATCCGCGACTTCTTCGTGCTGGCCGCGCTGGCCGGTGGGCCCGAGCTCTCCCAGCAGGATCTGAGCCGGCTGCTCAACCTCGATCCGACCACGGTCGTGACGGTGATCGACGAGATGGAGCGCACCGCGTACGTGGAGCGCCGCCGCAACCCGGCCGACCGGCGCCGCTACAACCTGATCCTCACCGAGAGCGGCCGCGAGGCCCTCGCGACGGCGGACCGGGTGGCCACGAAGGTCGAGTCGGCGTTCTTCGGCGCCCTCTCCGAGGACGAGCGCGGGGTGCTGCGCAAGATGCTCGGCACGCTGATGGCCGGCCGCTGGCCCGCGTCGGTCTGCGCGGACTGA
- a CDS encoding MFS transporter, translating into MSAERAPSPTRWWTLGIVALGSFMLMLDLSVVSIALPQIHKSLDSGFADLQWVFDAYALTLAIFLVAAGSLADRIGRKKVFQVGFAVFTAASLACGLADGAGELSWFRAVQGVGAAIMFAVGPAMLSHEFHGKERATAFTAFGASVGLAVATGPLIGGSLINALSWRWIFYINVPVGVLALLIGALRVRESLNTRAHPTDWAGLGTFSLALGALVYATIRGPVEGWTSGSTLGLYAASVLFLVVFVAIERRLGERALIDPEFFRSPTFVGISLVAMIGNAGALPSVFFETSYLENMLHVDAWGTGLRFLPLTGAMFVAGALGGGLIGKAPFRILLGGSTLVMAIGILCLNLTEADSSWTVLVPALVVSGFGMGAFNPARAALAIGVAEPARSGVASGINETFQQVGIAVGIAGIGAYFQHTVTQDFTSSAVGKQLGADTVESAAHGISAGGLDAVVKAAPDALREKVLAAGQEAFMNAFHGAMTLSAILGFVAAVIGFTMLRTKDLHSSALSTIPPDIDEDGEVRPDDASDLPVGAPA; encoded by the coding sequence ATGTCCGCAGAACGCGCACCGTCTCCCACTAGGTGGTGGACACTCGGGATCGTCGCGTTGGGCTCGTTCATGCTGATGCTCGACCTGAGCGTGGTCTCCATCGCGCTGCCGCAGATCCACAAGAGCCTGGACAGCGGCTTCGCCGACCTCCAGTGGGTGTTCGACGCCTACGCCCTCACCCTGGCGATCTTCCTCGTCGCGGCGGGCTCGCTCGCCGACCGGATCGGCCGCAAGAAGGTCTTCCAGGTCGGCTTCGCCGTCTTCACCGCCGCGTCCCTGGCCTGCGGACTGGCCGACGGGGCAGGGGAGTTGAGCTGGTTCCGGGCCGTCCAGGGGGTGGGCGCGGCCATCATGTTCGCGGTCGGCCCGGCGATGCTCAGCCATGAGTTCCACGGCAAGGAACGGGCCACCGCCTTCACCGCGTTCGGCGCCTCCGTCGGTCTCGCCGTCGCCACCGGACCGCTCATCGGCGGCTCGCTGATCAACGCGCTGTCCTGGCGCTGGATCTTCTACATCAACGTGCCGGTCGGCGTGCTCGCCCTCCTCATCGGCGCGCTGCGCGTCCGCGAGTCCCTCAACACCCGGGCCCACCCCACCGATTGGGCCGGCCTCGGCACCTTCAGCCTCGCGCTCGGCGCCCTGGTGTACGCCACCATCCGCGGCCCGGTGGAGGGTTGGACCAGCGGCAGCACACTCGGCCTCTACGCCGCGAGCGTCCTCTTCCTGGTCGTCTTCGTCGCCATCGAGCGCCGGCTCGGTGAACGCGCCCTGATCGACCCGGAGTTCTTCCGCAGCCCGACCTTCGTCGGCATCTCCCTCGTCGCGATGATCGGCAACGCGGGCGCCCTGCCCTCGGTGTTCTTCGAGACCAGCTACCTGGAGAACATGCTGCACGTCGACGCGTGGGGGACGGGTCTACGGTTCCTGCCGCTGACCGGCGCGATGTTCGTCGCCGGTGCGCTCGGCGGCGGCCTCATCGGCAAGGCCCCCTTCCGGATCCTGCTGGGCGGTTCGACCCTGGTCATGGCCATCGGCATCCTGTGTCTGAACCTGACCGAGGCCGACTCGTCCTGGACCGTGCTCGTCCCGGCGCTGGTCGTCTCCGGCTTCGGCATGGGCGCCTTCAACCCGGCCCGCGCAGCCCTGGCGATCGGGGTCGCCGAACCGGCCAGGTCCGGTGTCGCGTCCGGCATCAACGAGACCTTCCAGCAGGTCGGCATCGCGGTCGGCATCGCCGGCATCGGCGCCTACTTCCAGCACACCGTGACCCAGGACTTCACCTCCTCGGCCGTAGGGAAGCAGCTCGGCGCCGACACCGTGGAGAGCGCCGCCCACGGCATCAGCGCCGGTGGCCTCGACGCCGTCGTCAAGGCCGCCCCGGACGCGCTGCGCGAGAAGGTACTGGCCGCCGGACAGGAGGCGTTCATGAACGCCTTCCACGGAGCGATGACCCTCAGCGCGATCCTCGGCTTCGTCGCCGCGGTCATCGGCTTCACCATGCTCCGCACGAAGGACCTCCACTCCAGCGCCCTGTCGACGATCCCCCCGGACATCGACGAGGACGGCGAGGTCCGCCCCGACGACGCGTCGGACCTCCCGGTCGGCGCCCCGGCCTGA
- a CDS encoding aminoglycoside phosphotransferase family protein has translation MTGATTLPDPVRAWAESVIGPLTCLGDASAAHPSRVWEVTTRPDSGRRFCVKLAASPLAFTRETFAHRHAVSYLGPGRAPRLTATSAQHLALLMTALPGTPLSDLRATGAALETVHRKAGALVAQLHQAGKLTPAAREEAAQALRRTADSAERSVHAAGDQMTPAEREFVLARAAELRTVGRVPLGYIHGHVDEHTLRWSGTREPLALIAFERARFAPVVQDFVPLACGPWAGQPRLRTAFFTGYGRRLIPEEKRALLCLTALHTAGGRAAGAGAVGGGCRMTQLEHHLPERQLTPRRAESTAR, from the coding sequence ATGACCGGAGCGACCACACTGCCGGACCCCGTCCGGGCCTGGGCCGAATCCGTCATCGGCCCCCTCACCTGCCTCGGCGACGCCTCCGCCGCCCACCCCTCGCGCGTGTGGGAGGTGACGACACGACCGGATAGCGGCCGGCGCTTCTGCGTGAAACTCGCCGCCTCCCCCCTCGCCTTCACCCGCGAGACCTTCGCCCACCGGCACGCCGTCTCCTACCTCGGCCCCGGCCGCGCACCCCGCCTCACCGCGACCTCGGCCCAGCACCTCGCCCTGCTCATGACCGCCCTCCCCGGCACCCCGCTGAGCGACCTCAGGGCGACCGGCGCCGCGCTGGAGACCGTCCACCGCAAGGCCGGCGCCCTCGTCGCCCAACTGCACCAGGCCGGAAAACTGACCCCCGCGGCCCGCGAGGAAGCGGCCCAGGCACTGCGCCGCACCGCCGACAGCGCCGAGCGGAGCGTCCACGCGGCCGGGGACCAAATGACGCCCGCGGAAAGGGAGTTCGTGCTGGCCCGCGCCGCCGAACTCCGCACCGTGGGGCGGGTCCCGCTCGGCTACATCCACGGCCACGTCGACGAGCACACCCTGCGGTGGTCCGGCACCCGGGAACCCCTCGCGCTGATCGCCTTCGAGCGGGCCCGGTTCGCCCCCGTCGTCCAGGACTTCGTCCCGCTGGCCTGCGGACCCTGGGCCGGACAACCCCGCCTGAGAACCGCCTTCTTCACCGGCTACGGCCGCCGCCTCATCCCGGAGGAGAAGCGCGCCCTGCTCTGCCTGACCGCCCTGCACACGGCCGGCGGTCGTGCGGCTGGCGCGGGAGCCGTCGGGGGAGGCTGCCGTATGACTCAGCTCGAACACCACCTGCCCGAACGGCAGTTGACGCCCCGCCGTGCCGAAAGCACGGCCCGATGA
- a CDS encoding ATP-binding cassette domain-containing protein: MSAGTTGRAPLPGTAMRVPPPQPAEIRYEGRHAQNPLAEAEFGKLCARLPSVLAQTARMAWAIDRSAVLLLAGCQLAVGAAAVVLLLSTARVMRSVLAAGPVSDRLHQALPALLVIAVAAAVGRVASALSSYADGRITPRLTTAADSSLVEAVCRVEAAARAEDGFADRQEAAEMGVIRGHVMVQDATRFTAAVVRMVSASGVLSVLHPLMLPLLLLAVVPAGVGAILHAKVQYETHYANIGDRNVRQNMRGWVTSPKFSDEIRANGMVPYLGFWHRTISERIDRRVLDVAPRMLRIVLASSAIGGVFLIATWAALAWLAATGRVEPAIAATAVVAVQSTLAALGQLVIYGAAMFHTALYLADLEGFLAFADERAPRRGELGPGQPVEEIRLDEAVYCYPGKEIPSVAGVSLTVRRGEILAVVGENGSGKSTLTRLLAGIFLADKGTVSWNGHDLAGLAPDTLWELSGLVPQNFAQWPLNVRDNVTLGQPRTQDDLLVWEALDAVGLRESVEELPYGLDTLLARELWGGTELSGGQWQRLACARALYRQPDLLILDEPTSQMDARGEHAILEQIKAIAARRMTIVVTHQLVNTKIADRVVVMRHGRIVEQGTYDELAHGGGLFAELLALSNDR; encoded by the coding sequence ATGAGCGCCGGGACGACCGGCCGGGCACCGCTGCCCGGGACCGCCATGCGCGTGCCGCCACCCCAGCCCGCCGAGATCCGCTACGAGGGCCGACACGCCCAGAACCCGCTGGCCGAGGCCGAGTTCGGGAAACTCTGCGCGCGGCTGCCCTCGGTACTCGCGCAGACCGCGCGGATGGCGTGGGCCATCGACCGGTCCGCAGTCCTCCTCCTGGCCGGCTGCCAACTGGCCGTCGGCGCCGCCGCCGTGGTGCTGCTGCTGTCCACCGCGCGGGTGATGCGCTCGGTGCTGGCCGCCGGGCCCGTGAGCGACCGGCTGCATCAGGCGCTGCCCGCGCTGCTGGTCATCGCCGTCGCGGCGGCGGTCGGCCGGGTCGCGAGCGCGTTGTCCTCGTACGCGGACGGGCGGATCACCCCGCGGCTGACCACGGCGGCGGACAGCTCCCTGGTCGAGGCAGTCTGCCGGGTGGAGGCCGCCGCGCGGGCCGAGGACGGGTTCGCGGACCGGCAGGAGGCCGCGGAGATGGGGGTGATCCGGGGCCATGTGATGGTGCAGGACGCCACGCGCTTCACCGCCGCCGTGGTCCGGATGGTCAGCGCGAGCGGGGTGCTGTCCGTGCTGCACCCCTTGATGCTGCCCCTGCTGCTGCTCGCGGTCGTGCCCGCCGGTGTGGGCGCGATCCTGCACGCGAAGGTCCAGTACGAGACGCACTACGCCAACATCGGCGACCGCAACGTCCGCCAGAACATGCGGGGTTGGGTGACCAGCCCGAAGTTCTCCGACGAGATCCGCGCCAACGGCATGGTCCCCTACCTCGGCTTCTGGCACCGGACGATCTCCGAACGCATCGACCGCCGGGTCCTGGACGTGGCGCCGCGGATGCTGCGGATCGTGCTGGCCAGTTCGGCGATCGGCGGTGTCTTCCTCATCGCGACCTGGGCCGCGCTCGCCTGGCTGGCCGCCACCGGCCGCGTCGAACCCGCCATCGCCGCCACGGCGGTCGTCGCCGTCCAGTCCACCCTCGCCGCGCTCGGCCAACTCGTCATCTACGGCGCCGCGATGTTCCACACCGCCCTCTACCTCGCCGACCTGGAGGGCTTCCTCGCCTTCGCCGACGAACGCGCCCCGAGGCGAGGGGAGTTGGGGCCGGGTCAACCGGTCGAGGAGATCCGGCTCGACGAGGCCGTCTACTGCTACCCGGGCAAGGAGATCCCGTCGGTGGCCGGGGTCTCGCTGACCGTGCGGCGCGGGGAGATCCTCGCCGTGGTCGGCGAGAACGGTTCCGGGAAGTCCACGCTGACCCGGCTCCTCGCGGGCATCTTCCTCGCCGACAAGGGCACGGTCAGCTGGAACGGGCACGACCTCGCGGGTCTCGCCCCGGACACGCTCTGGGAGTTGTCGGGACTGGTGCCGCAGAACTTCGCCCAGTGGCCCCTCAACGTCCGCGACAACGTCACCCTCGGCCAGCCCCGGACGCAGGACGACCTGTTGGTCTGGGAGGCGCTGGACGCCGTAGGACTGCGGGAGTCGGTGGAGGAACTCCCGTACGGGCTGGACACGTTGCTGGCCCGCGAGCTGTGGGGCGGTACCGAACTGTCCGGCGGGCAGTGGCAGCGGCTGGCCTGTGCGCGGGCCCTGTACCGGCAGCCGGACCTGCTGATCCTGGACGAGCCGACCAGTCAGATGGACGCGCGCGGTGAACACGCCATCCTCGAACAGATCAAGGCGATCGCCGCCCGCCGGATGACGATCGTGGTCACCCATCAACTGGTCAACACGAAGATCGCCGACCGGGTCGTGGTCATGCGGCACGGTCGCATCGTCGAACAGGGTACGTACGACGAACTCGCCCATGGCGGCGGCCTGTTCGCCGAACTCCTCGCCCTCTCGAACGACCGCTGA
- a CDS encoding bifunctional class I SAM-dependent methyltransferase/NUDIX hydrolase, with product MTDAWDAHYADGNTFSPLRDSERALLAEHAPAPEGGGYALDVGCGLGELARHLAESGYEVDAVDFEPAALARARAEDQPAAANSAVNHHLLDIERDSLDALPHPAYDLITFRLSWAFVHDRTRVMNRPRERLRPGGVVCVITPVAEEAGDGRRSISLDDEEIRALCGSWAVAGRFDADGLAFVVLRDPVPGAVTCAGKKRPSPHALTGAGVVVTDPAGRILLGWSVRGVWELPGGKNDPGEGFLEAGVRELEEETGLKADPIPGGARLLALLMDSTHGMPRLTGAVRITSWTGQPTVTEPQLIHRWEWHEVADLPTLAQPLFTPSAHVIDTVWPGLLPGLPPVHRYPVATTAAVTS from the coding sequence GTGACCGACGCATGGGACGCGCACTACGCCGACGGCAACACCTTCAGCCCGCTCCGTGACTCCGAACGCGCGCTGCTCGCCGAGCACGCGCCGGCCCCCGAGGGTGGCGGATACGCCCTGGACGTCGGCTGCGGGCTGGGTGAACTCGCCCGTCATCTGGCCGAGTCGGGGTACGAGGTCGACGCCGTCGACTTCGAGCCCGCCGCCCTCGCCCGTGCTCGCGCCGAAGACCAGCCCGCCGCCGCCAACTCGGCCGTGAACCACCACCTGTTGGACATCGAGCGCGACAGCCTCGACGCCCTGCCGCATCCCGCCTACGACCTGATCACCTTCCGTCTCAGCTGGGCCTTCGTGCACGACCGCACCCGGGTGATGAACCGGCCGCGGGAGCGGCTGCGACCCGGTGGTGTCGTCTGTGTCATCACGCCCGTCGCGGAGGAGGCAGGAGACGGCAGGCGCTCCATCTCCCTGGACGACGAGGAGATCCGTGCGCTGTGCGGGAGTTGGGCGGTGGCCGGGCGGTTCGACGCGGACGGGCTCGCGTTCGTCGTCCTGCGTGATCCCGTTCCCGGGGCCGTCACCTGCGCGGGCAAGAAGCGGCCCTCGCCGCACGCCCTCACCGGCGCCGGTGTCGTCGTGACGGACCCGGCGGGGCGGATCCTGCTGGGCTGGTCGGTGCGCGGGGTGTGGGAGTTGCCCGGTGGCAAGAACGACCCCGGCGAGGGCTTTCTGGAGGCGGGCGTAAGGGAGTTGGAGGAGGAGACAGGCCTGAAGGCGGACCCGATCCCGGGCGGCGCGCGGCTGTTGGCCCTGCTGATGGACTCCACGCACGGGATGCCCCGGCTGACGGGAGCCGTCCGGATCACCTCGTGGACCGGTCAACCGACCGTCACCGAACCGCAGTTGATCCACCGCTGGGAGTGGCACGAGGTCGCCGATCTGCCCACCCTGGCCCAGCCGCTGTTCACACCGAGCGCGCATGTCATCGACACGGTCTGGCCGGGGTTGCTGCCCGGCCTGCCACCGGTCCACCGTTACCCGGTGGCCACGACAGCCGCCGTCACTTCATAG
- a CDS encoding GAF and ANTAR domain-containing protein: MNQQLLAKTFVELADNLVADFDLIDFLRLLTDRCVGMLGADAAGVLLADRDGELRVMAASDEQVRLLELFQLQNDEGPCLECFRSGAPVVVPDLTREAERWPRFVTTAHRSGFTAVQALPMRLRDEVVGALNLFRAAPGPFDPAATLIAQALADVATISLLQQRSSHLSAILNEQLQTALNSRVLIEQAKGKLAERLGVDMERAFTALRGYARAHNRRLSDVARAFVDDSEPLPGLGS, from the coding sequence ATGAATCAGCAGCTCCTGGCCAAGACCTTCGTCGAACTGGCGGACAACCTGGTCGCCGACTTCGATCTGATCGACTTCCTGCGCCTGCTCACCGACCGCTGCGTGGGCATGCTCGGAGCCGACGCGGCGGGCGTGCTGCTCGCGGACCGCGACGGCGAACTGCGCGTGATGGCGGCCTCCGACGAACAGGTGCGCCTCCTGGAACTGTTCCAGCTCCAGAACGACGAGGGCCCCTGCCTGGAGTGCTTCCGCTCCGGCGCACCCGTGGTCGTCCCCGATCTGACCCGGGAGGCCGAGCGCTGGCCGCGCTTCGTCACGACGGCCCACCGCAGCGGTTTCACCGCCGTGCAGGCGCTGCCGATGCGGCTGCGGGACGAGGTCGTCGGCGCCCTCAACCTCTTCCGGGCCGCCCCCGGCCCGTTCGACCCGGCGGCCACGCTGATCGCCCAGGCCCTCGCCGACGTAGCCACCATCAGCCTGCTCCAGCAGCGCTCCAGTCACCTCAGCGCGATCCTCAACGAGCAGCTCCAGACCGCCCTGAACAGCCGCGTCCTGATCGAACAGGCCAAGGGCAAACTCGCCGAACGCCTCGGCGTCGACATGGAGCGCGCCTTCACCGCCCTGCGCGGCTACGCCCGCGCGCACAACCGGCGCCTGTCGGACGTGGCCCGCGCCTTCGTGGACGACTCCGAGCCGCTGCCGGGCCTGGGGTCGTGA
- a CDS encoding ANTAR domain-containing protein → MTARSARIQVLVAEQAARRGGRAGVVDVCTAAVAALPVGGAGLSAMSRTAASHPLCCTDDISEQLEELQLTLGEGPCVDAFLDGAAVLTPDLLTGQLQDRWAVFADAALEAGARAVFALPLQVGAISPGVLDLYADVPTVLNGEQLADALAFADLATLLLLDARIDGSGGPSAQHAPADRDFGTLDGYRAEIDQATGILTVQLGIGIDEAFVRLRAHAYMRGRRLADVAADIVAHRLRFSPHAEPDQDDRSDEDT, encoded by the coding sequence GTGACCGCCCGGTCGGCCCGGATCCAGGTACTGGTCGCCGAGCAGGCGGCGCGGCGCGGTGGGCGGGCCGGGGTGGTGGACGTGTGCACCGCGGCCGTGGCCGCGCTCCCCGTCGGCGGGGCGGGGCTGTCCGCGATGTCCCGCACCGCCGCGAGCCATCCACTGTGCTGCACCGACGACATCAGCGAGCAACTGGAGGAACTGCAGCTGACGTTGGGCGAGGGGCCGTGCGTGGACGCGTTCCTGGACGGTGCGGCCGTCCTGACACCGGACCTCCTCACGGGTCAACTCCAGGACCGCTGGGCCGTGTTCGCGGACGCGGCCCTGGAGGCCGGGGCACGCGCGGTGTTCGCGCTCCCCCTGCAGGTGGGCGCGATCAGCCCGGGAGTCCTGGACCTGTACGCCGACGTGCCGACCGTACTGAACGGCGAACAGCTGGCCGACGCCCTCGCGTTCGCCGATCTCGCGACGCTGCTCCTGCTCGACGCCCGGATCGACGGGTCGGGCGGGCCGTCCGCCCAACACGCCCCGGCGGACCGGGACTTCGGGACCCTGGACGGATACCGCGCGGAGATCGACCAGGCCACCGGCATCCTCACCGTCCAACTCGGCATCGGCATCGACGAGGCCTTCGTACGGCTGCGCGCGCACGCCTATATGCGGGGGCGCCGGCTCGCCGACGTGGCCGCCGACATCGTGGCCCACCGGCTCCGCTTCTCCCCGCACGCCGAGCCGGACCAGGACGACCGGTCCGACGAGGACACCTGA